A window of Ranitomeya variabilis isolate aRanVar5 chromosome 2, aRanVar5.hap1, whole genome shotgun sequence contains these coding sequences:
- the LOC143805872 gene encoding cytochrome P450 2F2-like, producing MDFYSLVTVLLVILITSVLFNYTKLLLEKSKLPPGPTPLPIIGTLHLMNLDDIVKSLMDLSKKYGDIFTVYEGTRPVIILCSYKALKETFIDKAEEFSGRAYYASFYDFTKGDDLAFSNGEKWKEFRRFSALTLGNFGVGKRSFEERIREEATYLTEVLRKSNGSPIDLNYHTLRAVSNVICSVVFGNRFEYQDEKFQKLVKCVQDNFEIMSSRWGILYNIYPNVLKYIPGPHHKIKENFSFMADYVRKKMKINMKTFDINNPRDFIDCFLTKIEKEGKTKADIYNTDTLVMNTMIMFFGGTETVSTTTRFTFLLLLKYPSIAEKVYNEIDNVIGQRPPNYEDRFKMPYTDAFIHEVQRFGDVTPLALPHELTMDTEIRNFKFKKGTAFTSVLTGAHNDKTQFKNPENFDPKNFLDENGKLMKNESLMPFSAGRRICPGMTLAKIELFIFITTLLQNFTIKSLVPPEKISVAPVGCGIGHIPPTFEICLIPRTCSQEEQ from the exons ATGGATTTCTACTCACTGGTTACCGTCCTCTTGGTGATTCTCATAACCAGCGTGTTGTTTAACTATACAAAGCTACTGTTGGAGAAGTCAAAGTTGCCTCCTGGACCAACTCCTCTTCCCATAATCGGAACTCTTCATCTAATGAACCTTGATGACATTGTGAAGTCCCTCATGGAT TTGTCGAAAAAATACGGTGACATATTTACAGTATATGAGGGGACTCGACCAGTTATCATTCTTTGTAGTTATAAAGCCCTCAAAGAAACTTTCATTGACAAAGCAGAAGAGTTCAGTGGTCGAGCTTATTATGCTTCATTTTATGATTTTACCAAAGGAGATG ATCTTGCATTCAGTAATGGTGAAAAGTGGAAGGAGTTCAGGCGGTTTTCCGCGCTAACGCTGGGTAATTTTGGAGTTGGAAAACGAAGCTTTGAGGAGAGGATACGAGAGGAGGCTACGTATCTGACTGAGGTGCTGAGAAAGTCTAATG GATCCCCTATAGATCTCAATTACCACACATTACGTGCTGTGTCCAATGTGATTTGCTCTGTGGTATTTGGTAATCGGTTTGAATATCAAGATGAAAAATTTCAAAAACTTGTAAAATGTGTTCAAGACAACTTCGAAATTATGAGCTCACGCTGGGGAATA CTATACAACATTTACCCAAATGTCCTAAAGTATATACCTGGACCTCATCATAAAATTAAGGAAAACTTTTCTTTCATGGCAGACTATGTCAGGAAGAAAATGAAGATCAATATGAAAACGTTTGACATTAATAATCCAAGGGATTTTATTGACTGTTTCTTGACCAAAATTGAGAAG GAAGGGAAGACTAAAGCAGATATCTACAATACTGATACTTTGGTGATGAACACTATGATCATGTTCTTTGGTGGGACAGAAACAGTAAGCACTACCACCAGATTTACATTTTTGCTTCTTTTGAAATACCCCAGTATAGCAG AGAAAGTCTACAATGAGATAGACAACGTAATTGGCCAACGTCCACCAAATTATGAGGACAGATTCAAAATGCCGTACACAGATGCTTTTATACATGAAGTTCAGAGATTTGGTGATGTGACACCATTGGCTCTTCCCCATGAATTGACCATGGATACTGAGATTCGAAATTTTAAATTCAAGAAG GGGACAGCTTTCACTTCAGTTCTTACAGGTGCGCACAATGACAAGACACAGTTCAAGAACCCTGAGAATTTTGACCCAAAAAACTTTTTGGATGAAAATGGGAAACTAATGAAGAACGAGTCCTTGATGCCATTTTCTGCAG GTAGAAGAATTTGCCCAGGCATGACATTGGCGAAGATTGAGCTTTTTATTTTTATCACCACACTTCTGCAGAACTTCACCATCAAGTCACTAGTGCCCCCCGAAAAAATCTCAGTTGCTCCGGTGGGATGTGGGATTGGGCATATTCCTCCCACTTTTGAGATATGTCTTATACCCCGGACATGTTCTCAAGAAGAACAATGA